The proteins below come from a single Tissierella sp. MB52-C2 genomic window:
- a CDS encoding sigma 54-interacting transcriptional regulator yields MNSKKIRFLVKENKVGMAQKILAALASKEMNIITMEINPPYISVKVEWEGIEWDEFKKWIKNEVKEILDITELDMMDSEKVAKELQIVINSMTDGIIAVNKQGNIEYYNSKASKLFNIEPKDKDTNINLIIPKEIYNPNVDIDDKANIEVSTMIRNKKVNLILNIKLIKNNLGIKMGALLIFKEMDDVRRLIQTISRPSMISFEDIIGESDSIKNTISLAKSVSTAEANIMILGESGTGKELFARAIHLNSRRGNGPFVAVNCSAVPDALLESEFFGYEKGAFTGANTGKQGLFELATGGSIFLDEIGELPIHLQAKILRAIQERQIRRIGGTKEIPIDVRIISATHRNLSAMVSEKTFREDLYYRLNVIPVNIPPLRERKDDISILARYFTKLLGESADKPRLRITKDALERLQEYSWPGNIRELQNVMERAVIFAEDLIDVKHLLIANKFDSDETEKIIYNEENIEFPVNLPEIIKAVEYEHIIKARKQFNSSREIAKALNISHTTVIKRIKEYEDCK; encoded by the coding sequence AAGATAAGATTTTTAGTTAAAGAAAATAAAGTAGGTATGGCTCAAAAAATATTAGCCGCCTTGGCTTCAAAAGAAATGAATATTATTACTATGGAGATAAACCCGCCTTATATCTCTGTTAAAGTTGAATGGGAAGGTATAGAATGGGATGAGTTTAAGAAATGGATAAAAAATGAGGTTAAGGAAATTTTAGATATAACAGAACTGGATATGATGGACTCAGAAAAAGTAGCAAAGGAACTTCAGATAGTAATAAATAGTATGACAGATGGCATTATTGCAGTAAATAAACAAGGAAATATTGAATATTATAATTCCAAGGCCAGTAAATTATTTAATATTGAACCCAAGGATAAGGATACTAATATAAATCTCATAATACCAAAGGAAATATATAATCCAAATGTAGATATAGATGATAAAGCCAATATTGAAGTAAGTACGATGATTAGAAATAAAAAGGTAAATCTTATACTAAATATTAAACTTATAAAAAATAATCTAGGTATTAAGATGGGAGCTCTTTTGATTTTTAAAGAAATGGATGATGTTAGAAGGCTGATTCAAACTATTTCAAGACCTTCTATGATAAGTTTCGAGGATATAATTGGAGAATCAGATAGTATAAAGAACACCATTTCATTAGCTAAGTCAGTTTCTACAGCAGAGGCAAATATAATGATCTTAGGAGAGTCAGGGACGGGGAAGGAGTTATTTGCTAGAGCAATTCATTTAAATAGCAGAAGAGGGAATGGTCCATTTGTGGCAGTTAATTGCTCTGCTGTACCAGATGCTCTTTTGGAATCGGAATTTTTTGGTTATGAAAAAGGTGCTTTTACAGGTGCAAATACAGGGAAGCAAGGACTCTTCGAATTGGCCACTGGAGGAAGTATATTTCTAGATGAAATAGGGGAATTACCTATCCATTTACAGGCAAAGATACTAAGAGCCATACAAGAAAGACAAATACGAAGAATAGGCGGAACGAAGGAAATACCCATTGATGTGAGAATAATTTCTGCAACTCACAGAAATTTATCTGCTATGGTAAGTGAAAAGACTTTTAGGGAAGACTTATATTATAGACTAAATGTTATACCTGTTAATATACCACCATTAAGGGAAAGAAAAGATGATATATCAATACTTGCAAGATATTTTACAAAGCTTTTAGGAGAAAGTGCAGATAAACCAAGATTAAGAATAACTAAAGATGCATTGGAAAGATTGCAGGAATATTCGTGGCCGGGAAATATAAGGGAACTACAAAATGTTATGGAAAGAGCTGTGATATTTGCAGAGGATTTAATAGATGTTAAACATTTATTGATTGCTAATAAATTTGATTCTGATGAAACAGAAAAGATAATTTATAATGAAGAAAATATTGAATTTCCTGTAAATCTACCAGAAATAATTAAGGCTGTTGAATATGAACATATTATAAAAGCAAGAAAACAGTTTAATTCATCAAGGGAGATTGCAAAGGCTTTAAATATATCCCATACAACTGTTATTAAACGTATTAAAGAATACGAAGATTGTAAATAA
- a CDS encoding MalY/PatB family protein has translation MYDFDKIINRYGTNSMKWDGLKETFEQDNLLPLWVADMDFEVSPAISKELEKRVKHPIYGYMHWSDEYYSSVIGWMKRRHGWEINKDWIVFTPGVVPAVSYAIKALTDIGDSVIIQSPVYHPFKTTIESNGRNVVTNPLIYKDGTYYMDLEDLERKIDSKTKVLILCSPHNPVGRVWTKKELNELGEICLKNNIIIVSDEIHFDLIYKGNTHTVMADTSPEIRDNCIVCTSPSKTFNIAGLQVSNIIIPNQELREKYSMELEKDHIVRANVFGQEALIAAYNESEDWLDSLMEYLEENKNFFIDFIKTRIPQLKTIRPEGTYLLWVDCSGLNMKSDELNEFFVNKCKLALNSGEMFGEEGELFQRINIACPRAVLEEALMRIEKAVKEII, from the coding sequence ATGTATGATTTTGATAAGATTATAAACAGATATGGAACTAATTCCATGAAATGGGATGGATTAAAGGAAACATTTGAACAAGATAATCTACTTCCCTTATGGGTGGCAGACATGGATTTTGAAGTTTCCCCTGCTATTTCAAAGGAGCTAGAGAAAAGAGTTAAACATCCTATATACGGATATATGCATTGGTCTGATGAGTATTATAGCTCTGTAATAGGATGGATGAAAAGAAGACATGGATGGGAAATTAATAAGGATTGGATTGTATTTACGCCTGGGGTCGTTCCCGCTGTTAGTTATGCCATTAAAGCACTAACTGATATTGGAGATAGTGTTATAATTCAAAGTCCTGTATATCATCCTTTTAAAACAACCATAGAAAGTAATGGTAGAAATGTAGTTACTAATCCTCTAATATATAAAGACGGTACATATTATATGGATTTGGAAGACTTAGAAAGAAAGATAGATTCAAAGACTAAGGTTTTAATACTATGTAGCCCTCATAATCCTGTGGGAAGAGTATGGACTAAAAAAGAATTAAATGAATTGGGAGAAATATGTTTAAAGAACAATATTATAATAGTTTCTGACGAGATTCATTTCGACTTAATATATAAGGGAAATACTCATACTGTAATGGCAGATACTTCTCCAGAAATTAGAGATAATTGTATAGTTTGTACATCACCTAGTAAGACTTTTAATATAGCTGGATTACAGGTTTCCAACATAATAATACCAAATCAAGAACTAAGAGAAAAATATAGTATGGAACTAGAAAAGGATCATATAGTAAGAGCAAATGTATTTGGACAGGAAGCTTTAATTGCTGCCTATAATGAATCAGAAGACTGGCTAGACTCTTTAATGGAATACCTAGAGGAAAATAAAAACTTCTTCATAGATTTTATAAAGACAAGAATTCCTCAACTTAAAACAATAAGACCAGAAGGTACTTATTTACTTTGGGTTGATTGTTCTGGACTTAATATGAAGTCCGATGAATTAAATGAATTCTTCGTAAATAAATGTAAATTAGCTTTAAATAGTGGAGAGATGTTTGGAGAGGAAGGAGAATTATTCCAAAGAATTAATATAGCCTGTCCTAGAGCGGTTTTAGAAGAGGCATTGATGAGAATTGAGAAAGCTGTAAAAGAGATTATATAG
- a CDS encoding transporter substrate-binding domain-containing protein codes for MKFKKILISLLIFILAIGAVACGNKQEPADTSGQAEEKVKLVVGTSASYRPWAFQENDEVKGFEMDVWKEIAKRNDYELEFKLGQFSGLVGMLDAGEIDTVAHQMSITKEREEKYNFSEPYAYSYYDLFVAEDSDYKTKEDLRGKKVGCWLGGNGEATLRQINEEYDLGFDIVTFDGTSIEGELAIGRLAALWQGEIKTKTTIEENNLDIRQLNEKLVYEINAYPFRKDEAGKKFSKEVTEALKAMREDGTLEELSIKWFNIDTTKSGE; via the coding sequence ATGAAATTTAAAAAGATTTTAATATCCCTATTGATATTTATATTAGCAATTGGAGCTGTAGCTTGTGGAAATAAGCAAGAGCCAGCAGATACATCAGGACAAGCAGAAGAAAAAGTAAAATTAGTAGTAGGAACATCAGCATCTTATAGACCTTGGGCTTTTCAAGAGAATGACGAAGTTAAAGGCTTTGAAATGGATGTATGGAAAGAGATTGCAAAAAGAAATGACTATGAATTAGAATTTAAACTTGGACAATTCAGTGGATTAGTAGGAATGCTTGATGCAGGAGAAATAGATACTGTTGCACATCAAATGTCAATTACAAAGGAAAGAGAAGAAAAATATAATTTCTCTGAACCTTATGCTTATAGTTATTATGATTTATTTGTAGCAGAAGATAGTGATTATAAAACTAAAGAAGATTTAAGAGGTAAAAAAGTTGGCTGTTGGTTAGGTGGAAATGGAGAAGCTACTTTAAGACAAATAAATGAAGAATATGATCTAGGATTTGATATTGTAACTTTTGATGGGACATCCATAGAAGGAGAACTAGCCATAGGAAGATTGGCAGCTTTATGGCAAGGAGAAATCAAAACAAAAACAACTATTGAAGAAAATAACTTAGATATTAGACAATTAAATGAAAAATTAGTTTATGAAATAAATGCATATCCATTTAGAAAAGATGAAGCGGGTAAAAAATTCTCTAAAGAAGTTACAGAAGCATTAAAGGCTATGAGAGAAGATGGAACTTTAGAAGAATTATCTATAAAATGGTTTAATATTGATACTACGAAATCAGGAGAATAG
- a CDS encoding amino acid ABC transporter permease has product MNFDFEFMIRIVPIMLRYSIVTLKLSFLAILLGLTISLFIAIVITAKVPILSGIFKVYISFFRGTPLMAQLFCFYFGILPLLSRLVLKVSSFQAALVILSLASSAYMAESLRAAISSIHRGQMEAAQSIGMTYMQAMVRIILPQAIKVAIPTLFSSFINIVKDTSLVFAIGVKEMMATAQLEGASGYRYLEAYVCVLFVYWGITSIMGLAQKRIEIRLGKSVGETL; this is encoded by the coding sequence GTGAACTTTGATTTTGAATTTATGATTAGAATAGTACCTATTATGCTTAGATATAGCATTGTAACTTTGAAATTATCTTTTTTAGCTATATTATTAGGACTTACTATTTCTTTGTTTATTGCAATAGTTATAACTGCTAAAGTACCGATATTGAGTGGAATTTTTAAAGTGTATATTTCTTTCTTTAGAGGAACGCCTTTAATGGCACAATTATTTTGTTTTTACTTCGGCATATTACCATTATTATCTAGATTAGTTTTGAAGGTTTCATCTTTTCAAGCAGCATTGGTAATTTTAAGTTTGGCGAGTTCTGCATATATGGCTGAATCTTTGCGAGCAGCTATTTCATCCATACATAGAGGTCAAATGGAAGCTGCTCAGTCCATAGGAATGACATATATGCAAGCTATGGTGCGAATTATATTGCCACAGGCTATTAAAGTAGCAATCCCAACACTTTTTAGCAGCTTCATAAATATAGTGAAGGATACTTCTCTTGTTTTCGCAATAGGAGTTAAAGAGATGATGGCTACAGCTCAATTAGAAGGGGCTTCAGGATACCGTTATTTAGAAGCATATGTATGTGTACTATTTGTTTATTGGGGAATAACCTCAATAATGGGACTTGCACAAAAACGGATAGAAATAAGACTTGGAAAGTCAGTAGGTGAGACATTGTGA
- a CDS encoding TIGR00300 family protein: MEINKFKNENTTENIVLKKVEQDKHVPDDFYSTTNYKTLVFHNDKWLEVKKQRMDALIVVDEQGASCKKLRDIKHGDMIVCGDSGVKIIKDKNTKVEDSFNFMNSSVSSERRNNILIKDLAYDLFYNKKKLTVVAGPVVVHTGGDYYLSELIKENYVSSLLAGNALAVHDIEKNLFGTSLGVCAKSGNVTHNGYRNHMRAINQVMRYGSISKTVEAKVLRSGIMYESVKNHIPFVLAGSLRDDGPLPDTITDMIEAQEEYSEYLQSSDIVLVLGSMLHGIASGNMLPANIKMICVDINSAVVTKLCDRGSSQTIGIVTDVGLFLNLLVYEIESLKNNIGTRLAT; the protein is encoded by the coding sequence ATGGAAATAAACAAATTTAAAAATGAGAATACAACTGAAAATATAGTGTTAAAAAAAGTGGAGCAGGATAAGCATGTTCCTGATGATTTTTATTCAACTACAAATTATAAAACTTTAGTTTTTCATAATGATAAATGGCTCGAAGTAAAAAAGCAAAGAATGGATGCACTTATAGTCGTAGATGAACAAGGTGCCTCATGTAAAAAATTAAGAGATATTAAACATGGCGATATGATAGTATGTGGTGATTCTGGTGTTAAAATAATAAAAGATAAGAATACAAAAGTAGAAGATTCTTTCAACTTCATGAATAGTTCTGTATCATCCGAAAGAAGAAATAATATTCTTATAAAAGATTTAGCTTATGATTTGTTTTATAATAAAAAGAAATTAACTGTAGTTGCAGGGCCTGTTGTGGTCCATACAGGTGGAGATTATTATCTTTCAGAACTTATTAAAGAAAATTATGTTTCCAGCTTATTAGCTGGGAATGCCCTCGCAGTTCATGATATAGAAAAAAATCTCTTTGGCACTTCCTTAGGGGTATGTGCAAAATCAGGTAATGTAACCCATAATGGATATAGAAATCATATGAGAGCTATAAATCAAGTTATGAGATATGGATCCATAAGCAAGACCGTTGAAGCAAAGGTACTTCGCTCAGGTATAATGTATGAATCTGTAAAAAATCATATTCCTTTTGTCCTTGCGGGGAGTCTAAGAGATGACGGTCCATTGCCAGATACAATAACTGATATGATTGAAGCTCAAGAAGAGTATAGTGAATATTTGCAATCTTCAGATATAGTGCTAGTCCTTGGCTCTATGCTACATGGAATTGCCAGTGGAAATATGCTTCCTGCAAATATTAAAATGATATGCGTAGATATTAATTCTGCCGTGGTTACAAAACTATGTGATAGAGGCAGTAGTCAAACTATTGGTATTGTTACCGATGTAGGATTGTTCCTAAATCTATTGGTCTATGAAATTGAGAGTTTGAAAAATAATATAGGCACTAGATTAGCAACCTAG
- a CDS encoding tyrosine phenol-lyase, whose amino-acid sequence MDMKYMPEPYKVKMVEPLRILPKEERIEAIERAGYNTFLLNSRDVYIDLLTDSGTNAMSDRQWAGLMMGDEAYAGSENFYHLQKTVQDIMGFKHVVPTHQGRGAENLLSQILVRPNTYIPGNMYFTTTRAHQEMNGGTFVDVIIDEAHISDKEDVHFKGNIDIKKYEDLINKVGAENIPYICVGITVNLAGGQPVSMQNLREVHALSKKHGIRVMFDCTRYVENAYFIKVREEGYADKSIAEIVKEMFSYADGATMSGKKDGIVNIGGFLAMNEDDLYFKASALVVVYEGMPSYGGMTGRDMEAFAIGLKEALDFNYIKHRVEQVEYLGNKLIEAGVPIVRPIGGHAVFLDARAFLPHIPQSEYPAQVLAAEIFIESGVRTMERGNISAGRDKEGNEYFPKLELVRLTIPRRVYSYAHLDYVAEAIISTYKRRDEIRGLRFTYEPPVLRFFTGRFEHI is encoded by the coding sequence ATGGATATGAAATACATGCCGGAACCATATAAGGTGAAAATGGTAGAACCATTAAGAATTTTACCAAAGGAGGAAAGAATTGAGGCTATTGAAAGAGCAGGTTACAATACTTTCTTACTTAATTCAAGGGATGTATATATTGACCTATTAACAGACAGCGGAACAAATGCCATGAGTGATAGACAATGGGCGGGGCTTATGATGGGTGATGAGGCCTATGCAGGTAGTGAAAATTTCTATCATTTACAAAAAACTGTGCAGGATATAATGGGATTTAAGCATGTTGTACCAACGCATCAAGGTAGAGGTGCAGAAAATCTATTATCACAAATATTAGTTAGGCCAAATACTTATATTCCAGGTAATATGTACTTTACAACTACTAGAGCTCATCAAGAAATGAACGGCGGTACTTTTGTAGATGTTATAATTGACGAAGCTCATATCTCAGATAAAGAAGATGTACATTTTAAAGGAAATATAGATATTAAGAAATATGAAGATTTAATTAACAAAGTTGGAGCTGAAAATATTCCTTATATTTGTGTTGGTATAACAGTTAATTTAGCTGGTGGGCAGCCAGTTAGTATGCAAAATTTAAGGGAAGTTCATGCATTATCTAAGAAACATGGAATCAGAGTAATGTTTGACTGTACTAGATATGTGGAAAATGCATATTTCATTAAAGTAAGAGAAGAAGGCTATGCAGATAAATCTATTGCAGAAATTGTTAAGGAAATGTTCTCCTATGCTGATGGAGCTACTATGTCAGGTAAAAAAGATGGTATTGTAAATATAGGTGGATTCTTAGCTATGAATGAAGATGATCTATATTTCAAAGCTTCAGCGTTAGTAGTAGTTTATGAAGGAATGCCAAGCTATGGTGGTATGACTGGTAGAGATATGGAGGCTTTTGCAATTGGACTTAAAGAAGCTTTAGATTTCAATTATATTAAACATAGAGTTGAGCAAGTTGAATATCTAGGAAATAAATTAATTGAAGCTGGCGTACCAATAGTTAGACCAATAGGAGGTCACGCAGTATTCTTAGATGCTAGAGCATTCTTACCACATATTCCACAATCTGAATATCCAGCTCAAGTTTTAGCAGCTGAAATCTTCATCGAGTCAGGTGTTAGAACAATGGAGAGAGGAAATATTTCTGCTGGTAGAGATAAGGAAGGAAATGAATACTTCCCTAAATTAGAGCTAGTAAGATTAACAATACCAAGAAGAGTTTACAGCTATGCACATTTAGACTATGTTGCAGAAGCAATAATTTCAACATATAAGAGAAGAGATGAAATAAGAGGCTTAAGATTTACTTATGAACCACCAGTATTAAGGTTCTTCACAGGTAGATTCGAGCATATCTAA
- a CDS encoding amino acid ABC transporter ATP-binding protein: MIRLKNIQKRFGDLDVIKGIDLDINNGEVISIIGPSGTGKSTLLRCINCLEIADQGEIQIEDYSVNISKITNKDKQWIRRNTAMVFQGFNLFNNKTVLQNITEGLIVVKKMKKSEAEDKALKILKDVDILEKKDNYPSSLSGGQQQRVAIGRALALEPKILLFDEPTSALDPELVSEVLVLMKELAKEKRTMLIVTHEINFARNVSDRVCFMDQGIILEEGPAKEIIDNPKNERTKQFLNAIRYRE; the protein is encoded by the coding sequence GTGATAAGGCTAAAAAACATTCAGAAAAGATTTGGAGACTTAGATGTAATAAAAGGTATAGACTTAGATATTAATAATGGTGAAGTTATATCTATTATAGGCCCTTCAGGAACTGGAAAATCAACATTATTACGTTGTATAAATTGTTTGGAAATAGCCGATCAAGGTGAAATACAAATAGAAGATTATTCAGTTAATATAAGTAAAATAACAAACAAAGATAAGCAATGGATAAGGCGTAATACAGCAATGGTATTTCAAGGATTTAATTTATTCAATAACAAAACTGTACTTCAGAATATTACTGAGGGCTTAATAGTAGTAAAAAAAATGAAAAAGTCTGAAGCGGAAGATAAGGCTTTAAAAATACTGAAAGATGTAGACATATTAGAAAAGAAAGATAATTATCCATCTAGTTTATCTGGAGGACAGCAGCAACGTGTTGCTATTGGCAGAGCATTAGCTCTTGAACCTAAGATTCTTCTATTTGATGAACCTACATCTGCCTTAGATCCAGAATTGGTAAGTGAAGTCTTAGTATTAATGAAGGAATTGGCAAAGGAAAAAAGGACTATGCTGATTGTTACCCATGAGATTAACTTTGCTAGAAATGTATCTGATAGGGTGTGCTTTATGGATCAGGGGATAATATTAGAAGAAGGTCCTGCAAAGGAAATAATTGACAATCCTAAAAATGAGAGGACAAAACAATTCCTAAATGCAATTAGATATAGGGAATAG